From one Solanum stenotomum isolate F172 chromosome 12, ASM1918654v1, whole genome shotgun sequence genomic stretch:
- the LOC125846230 gene encoding uncharacterized protein LOC125846230 isoform X1, giving the protein MEEATIPQFGNKLVHEAKLKELLRNLTSTDFQLCSDASKEFIKLLKSDSGPEFLSLYIQNSSKCMELEQAWELRKSKTGLYVVLNLISGFFNQYYGKNRVDKDPKVAVIVNALDKFAKLIVEKRMNDLYKELNSKEAKRQRAALSLLASIARRSSWMAWEVAKSFDFKIPIFGRLAEWKAKKIEGKKKHYSTRKAFVGFAVSFLEVGNARLLRGVLQQKDMYSGVLRGLGNDDDDTVVYVLSTLRDRVLVPDSLVPTGLRSVLFGSVTLEQLASISGRDGGGLAAELAHEVLYMVCTDPSNGLMPDLKRVPKPLRGNPNRLLGLMKKLKAGEIENHRYLLLAIVKGKPSFGSAYLDEFPYSLEDPSSRNWFASVSLAANVLSSVGDGLVFGFLDSQNQEPPTLNSPEVQNIIKCIGPRSFSRLVINKGLLHSDPLVKHGTLKFVLEVLKLLELLISALNSVMSSQGQMIHKWESLKQDIWNAVRILLPDPQVLFSLLSSLNEFYKGFEQRSKRPADSEIGDKLSIRKKLKIDAANEDTDIIVGGVSYSPDAALSLDGESIINVDDMDDSKDDTYFVKLITELWSLHSSPLPDSTIEDTEVLFYAKLLNVLTIYYKTMPKMLEGLFDFFKILPNNLLALPTMLQQTLLSLLQEHVGWSSKCEIATRVHSQMYKHLLPFLDLLMFSPNRDIKDQAYILAKTSMYSTGAFDKNPKEICSWFFFIPGYSKDNMLGGGVGCDIYRKLSSPVLLFLRDAVIESGNKLFCYSDLLRSSLSSIPDIKDISPDFSPFTICILDRCLTLATAETGAFSASEKSMVSSYVCNTLKYLLETQGDPLLLSSIIDVKLSEKLDAPYDLDDSQCPCEWRPFKRLLHLSRKILQGTYRISSNIKEAVYTESSFTCTVGEVQRLLKSESDSSLVGLTIGFCFSIACTTSAEIIQNFPSIVSVSNKLLGVPLSLLMQLFFSEPSLLNDASKRWPEIFFTGMERALARLSGGRTMDYESDAFSIFLEHAPFHVLFPAVLYIDGLDLLDQSGLQSLLLAKLSEKTSDHLLSCFRYLLFWLSQTQLSYRHEQFEGLEKLSAACFLLLSGMLKKLLAEKSNSCGVDTCSPFSTYFIEELVVTILDHPAVVAVLEYPSPVNSDFACGTIKDSVDQFVESVKLKICKTDHHVLNLVKATSEFWLSFCFGQSSSSEVYHANKHVVSSFKNVVKKLVLTFRLKMNECMKSKNLIPLVPVLYALHSLIHFISPFEVLELAHWILSLIDLEDRSVWLTSALCVGLHIAGSAFDHLAAYMWQPQEKIPICLFWGIQQEQNDVILYEKVLLQVYDIATRFELDVADACLLKAVKVVKVRKSMQKQSHLFLKDTCRAVANTHVNILSHCMLKITKRKAEILFLVADISPLHLSVFGKLFSDRMNKYVVVKPCTVPPICDFSDEDALMLLPTVILYLNSIPAKFGGQLCMLHEHIASFYWDILKQGFSIWKSYVSREIFKVEYFENLSMEDFPNLVSGSLLANTVLVVQLFFELRGDLVKVKKRLSIFNSVCSSDCSDLLEFDLTQDGSYSVEESLNVVNRTVAKIRLCIALLFPEKGKFPSLLKKNAEVIASEDCPILDLTRIRFLNLLVQSWQLIVKRCSLNVVDFRQMEVGSCSIFRYLEVYILKNVTEITREMHGCLLNLESLPFVEQLGKSSLLHRFYDPLTLGMLRAIISSVSEGKFSCISIIQLLLAHSQFAATMHSSHISAGHSHFGMIFTPLPSIMRSYVQFADLDAYDLKDSCKLSEERARQLELVKLLRLLFQIRARQCDINNVEDIGINLRELLFLLLSSYGASMSVIDLEIYSLMDEINSTNDLGEGSVAKLDYLWGSALLKVRKENELEQTISSNLSEAEAIDDYRRIRFRENIPIDPKVCATTVLYFPYDRTVGPGILKEPKKDYPDFGYEVHYADAEKLRVYDPIFILHFSVHCLSMGFIEPLEFASLGLLAIAVVSISSPDDDMRKLGYEVLGRFKSVLERCQKRKDVMRLRLLMSYLQNGIEEPWQKISSVTAIFVAEASYVLLDPSHDHYSAISKYLIRSPNANMKGIPLFQTFFWSISTNFITERLWMLRLLCSGLNVDDDAQIYIRNAIFETLFSFYVSPISDHESKELIVQIVRKSVRIPKMGRYLVEQCGLISWSSCVVSSLSWSQCRRNSLVELTVILEALNEVVLSRHTVEWMQKYALEQLVELSCNLYKMLIEGVERLKVNTQLVKLILQILRSALRISQKRKVYQPHFTLSVESLLQLCEVVDECCDGWQSLVAQIGLEAVLMSTPPVTILQMDKEKVSKFVRWATLTALQSNIEEVHGLENFDCIMRLQSDEESDDSLISKLVRWLAASVIVGKHSLKFSNLDLCHSFDRSKLNNLLSLMEWDDQRCSSTSRTFTCEETLASSVFFLQQLQRTNYTVLPSVVSALCLLLSSSLSCTETDILGDDAIQLATLFSKINCPAEAYPTWRWSFYQPWKDQSSELSDAAKLETNQACEMLLVVISKLLGRNSLYSNFLSFQDVDKLGVFDWERHILKPQ; this is encoded by the exons ATGGAAGAAGCAACAATACCACAGTTCGGGAATAAACTCGTTCACGAGGCTAAACTCAAAGAGCTTCTTCGTAACTTAACCTCCACAGATTTCCAACTCTGTTCCGATGCTTCAAAAGAGTTCATCAAACTTCTCAAGTCCGACTCTGGACCTGAATTTCTCAGCTTATACATCCAGAATTCATCCAAGTGTATGGAACTCGAACAAGCTTGGGAGCTTCGAAAAAGCAAAACTGGACTTTACGttgttttaaatttgatttctGGATTTTTCAACCAATACTATGGGAAAAACAGGGTGGATAAAGATCCAAAAGTTGCTGTAATAGTTAACGCATTAGATAAGTTTGCAAAATTGATTGTGGAAAAGAGAATGAATGATTTGTATAAAGAATTGAATAGTAAAGAAGCAAAGCGCCAACGAGCTGCGCTTTCTCTGTTGGCTTCTATAGCTAGGCGTAGTTCGTGGATGGCATGGGAAGTGGCCAAgagttttgatttcaaaataCCTATATTTGGGAGACTAGCTGAGTGGAAAGCAAAGAAAATTGAAGGGAAAAAGAAGCATTATTCGACGAGGAAGGCTTTTGTGGGTTTTGCAGTATCATTTTTGGAGGTTGGGAATGCTAGGTTGCTGAGAGGCGTGTTGCAGCAGAAGGATATGTATTCTGGGGTGCTTCGCGGGTTGggaaatgatgatgatgataccGTGGTTTATGTGTTATCCACTTTGCGTGATAGGGTTCTTGTCCCGGATTCACTGGTGCCCACTGGGCTTAGAAGTGTGCTCTTTGGGAGTGTAACTTTGGAGCAGCTTGCTAGCATTTCGGGACGAGATGGTGGTGGATTGGCTGCAGAATTAGCTCATGAAGTGTTATATATGGTATGTACTGATCCTTCGAATGGATTGATGCCAGATTTGAAGAGGGTACCTAAACCATTGAGAGgaaacccaaacagattattgGGCcttatgaagaagttaaaaGCTGGAGAGATTGAGAATCACAGATATCTGCTTTTGGCAATTGTTAAGGGGAAGCCATCTTTTGGTTCAGCTTATTTGGATGAGTTCCCATACAGTCTTGAAGACCCTTCATCGCGTAACTG GTTTGCTTCAGTTTCTTTGGCAGCAAATGTGCTCTCCTCTGTTGGTGATGGACTTGTCTTTGGGTTTCTTGATTCTCAAAACCAGGAGCCGCCAACTCTTAACAGCCCAGAGGTGCAAAATATCATAAAGTGCATTGGACCACGATCCTTCTCTCGACTGGTGATCAATAAAGGTTTACTTCATTCGGATCCTCTAGTGAAACATGGAACTTTGAAGTTTGTGTTGGAGGTTCTGAAACTGTTGGAGTTACTAATTAGTGCTTTAAACAGTGTCATGTCTTcccaaggtcaaatgatccacAAATGGGAGTCCCTCAAGCAAGATATCTGGAATGCAGTTCGGATTTTGCTCCCTGATCCTCAAGTTCTGTTCTCGTTGCTCTCTTCACTGAACGAATTTTACAAAGGTTTTGAGCAACGCTCGAAAAGACCTGCAGATTCTGAAATAGGAGATAAGCTGAGTATTAGGAAGAAGCTGAAAATTGACGCTGCAAATGAGGATACAGATATCATTGTAGGGGGGGTTAGTTACTCCCCTGATGCAGCTCTGTCCCTGGATGGTGAATCAATCATAAATGTAGATGACATGGATGATTCTAAAGATGACACTTATTTTGTAAAGCTTATAACAGAACTCTGGAGTTTGCATTCTTCTCCCTTGCCAGACTCTACTATAGAAGACACAGAAGTGCTATTCTATGCGAAGTTGCTTAATGTCTTAACAATATATTAT AAAACAATGCCTAAGATGTTGGAAGGATTATTTGATTTCTTCAAAATTCTACCAAACAACCTGCTGGCTTTACCAACTATGTTGCAGCAAACTCTGTTATCTCTGCTCCAAGAACATGTTGGTTGGTCCTCTAAATGCGAAATTGCAACAAGAGTTCACTCACAAATGTACAAGCATTTGCTTCCATTTCTGGACTTGTTAATGTTTTCACCCAACAGAGACATTAAAGATCAAGCGTACATTCTAGCAAAGACATCAATGTATAGTACTGGTGCATTTGACAAAAACCCAAAGGAAATTTGTTCATGGTTCTTCTTTATTCCTGGGTACAGCAAAGACAACATGCTTGGAGGAGGAGTAGGGTGTGATATCTACAGAAAATTGTCTTCACCTGTTCTTCTTTTCTTACGTGATGCTGTAATTGAGTCTGGCAATAAGTTATTCTGTTATTCGGATCTTTTAAGGTCTTCTTTGAGTAGCATACCAGACATCAAAG ATATATCTCCTGATTTCAGCCCTTTCACAATCTGCATCTTGGATAGGTGCCTAACATTGGCAACTGCTGAAACTGGTGCTTTTTCTGCTTCCGAGAAGTCGATGGTTTCGTCATATGTTTGCAATACCTTAAAGTATCTTCTGGAGACTCAG GGGGACCCATTACTTTTGTCTTCAATAATTGATGTGAAGTTGTCTGAGAAACTTGATGCTCCATATGacttggatgattctcaatgtCCCTGCGAGTGGAGGCCATTCAAGAGATTGCTACATTTGTCACGGAAAATTTTGCAGGGAACTTACAGAATATCTTCCAACATCAAGGAAGCTGTGTATACCGAAAGTTCTTTTACCTGTACTGTCGGTGAAGTCCAAAGATTGCTTAAGAGTGAGTCTGATAGTAGTCTGGTTGGATTGACCATTGGGTTTTGCTTTTCAATTGCTTGCACAACATCAGCTGAGATAATACAGAATTTCCCTTCGATAGTATCTGTCTCGAATAAATTGCTCGGGGTCCCTCTGTCACTGTTGATGCAACTATTTTTTTCAGAACCTAGTCTTCTGAATGATGCTTCTAAGAGATGGCCAGAAATCTTCTTCACGGGTATGGAAAGGGCCTTAGCTAGATTAAGTGGTGGGAGAACAATGGACTACGAGTCTGATgcattttctatatttttggagCATGCACCTTTTCATGTTCTCTTTCCAGCTGTTCTGTATATTGATGGACTGGATTTGTTGGATCAATCAGGATTGCAAAGCTTGCTTCTGGCAAAGCTTTCAGAGAAGACATCTGATCATCTTCTTTCCTGTTTCCGCTATTTACTCTTTTGGTTGAGTCAAACTCAGTTATCCTATAGACATGAGCAATTTGAGGGACTTGAAAAACTTTCCGCAGCTTGCTTCCTTCTCCTAAGCGGCATGTTGAAAAAATTGTTGGCTGAAAAATCCAATTCTTGTGGTGTAGACACCTGTAGTCCTTTCTCAACTTACTTTATTGAAGAGTTGGTTGTAACTATCCTTGATCACCCTGCTGTGGTAGCTGTGCTGGAGTACCCATCCCCTGTTAACAGTGATTTTGCATGTGGAACAATTAAGGACAGTGTAGACCAGTTTGTTGAATCAGTTAAACTGAAAATTTGCAAGACGGATCATCATGTGCTTAATTTGGTAAAAGCTACTTCTGAGTTCTGGTTGTCTTTCTGCTTTGGCCAAAGCTCCTCATCTGAAGTTTATCATGCCAATAAACACGTTGTTAGTTCATTCAAAAATGTGGTAAAGAAACTGGTTCTGACATTTAGGCTCAAGATGAACGAATGCATGAAGTCTAAGAACTTAATACCTTTAGTTCCTGTACTATATGCTCTACATAGTTTGATTCATTTCATATCTCCCTTTGAGGTGCTTGAATTGGCCCATTGGATTCTGTCTTTGATTGACCTTGAGGATCGTTCTGTTTGGCTGACTTCAGCTCTCTGTGTTGGATTACACATTGCTGGTTCTGCATTTGATCATCTGGCGGCATACATGTGGCAGCCACAAGAAAAAATCCCCATCTGCTTGTTTTGGGGAATTCAGCAGGAACAAAATGATGTCATCCTCTATGAGAAAGTTCTTTTGCAAGTATATGATATTGCCACTCgatttgaacttgatgttgCTGATGCCTGTCTGCTAAAAGCTGTAAAAGTTGTGAAAGTACGTAAATCTATGCAGAAGCAAAGCCATCTTTTTCTTAAGGATACATGTAGAGCTGTGGCTAACACTCATGTCAATATCCTTTCTCATTGCATGCTCAAAATAACCAAAAGAAAAGCTGAAATCTTGTTTCTTGTTGCTGATATAAGCCCTCTGCATCTATCTGTATTCGGGAAGTTATTTTCAGACAGGATGAATAAATATGTGGTAGTCAAGCCTTGTACAGTACCACCAATTTGTGATTTTTCTGATGAAGACGCACTGATGCTTCTTCCCACTGTTATCCTGTACTTGAACTCAATTCCTGCAAAATTTGGGGGCCAGCTTTGCATGCTTCATGAGCATATAGCTTCTTTTTATTGGGACATACTCAAACAAGGTTTCTCTATCTGGAAAAGTTATGTTTCCAGGGAGATATTTAAGGTAGAATATTTTGAAAACCTGTCAATGGAAGATTTTCCGAATCTTGTCTCAGGTAGCCTTCTCGCGAATACTGTTCTTGTAGTCCAATTGTTCTTTGAATTAAGAGGTGATTTGGTGAAAGTGAAAAAACGCTTGAGTATATTCAATTCTGTTTGCTCAAGTGATTGTAGTGATCTGCTGGAGTTCGATCTCACTCAAGATGGTTCTTATTCAGTCGAAGAGTCTTTGAATGTTGTCAACAGGACTGTTGCAAAAATACGTTTGTGCATTGCCCTTTTATTCCCCGAGAAGGGAAAGTTTCCGTCTCTGCTGAAGAAAAACGCAGAAGTGATTGCTTCAGAAGATTGCCCCATTTTAGACTTGACAAGAATCCGGTTTCTGAACTTGCTAGTTCAATCCTGGCAGCTTATCGTCAAGAGATGCTCTTTGAACGTTGTTGACTTCAGGCAAATGGAAGTTGGAAGCTGTTCCATATTTAGATATTTGGAAGTATATATTCTAAAAAATGTAACGGAAATAACAAGGGAGATGCATGGTTGTCTTCTGAATTTGGAATCTCTTCCATTTGTAGAGCAACTTGGTAAGTCATCTCTTCTGCATAGGTTTTACGATCCTTTGACACTGGGGATGCTCCGAGCTATTATCTCATCAGTATCTGAGGGGAAGTTCTCTTGCATTTCAATTATTCAACTGTTGCTTGCACATTCTCAATTTGCAGCTACCATGCATTCTTCTCACATCTCAGCTGGTCATTCTCACTTTGGGATGATATTTACTCCGTTGCCTAGCATCATGAGATCATATGTTCAATTTGCTGATTTAGATGCCTATGATTTAAAAGATAGTTGTAAACTATCTGAGGAACGTGCTCGGCAGTTAGAACTCGTGAAGTTGCTTAGGTTGCTTTTCCAAATCAGGGCCCGACAATGTGATATTAATAATGTAGAAGACATTGGAATAAATTTGAGGGAATTGCTCTTCTTGCTATTATCTTCTTATGGTGCTAGTATGAGTGTGATTGACTTGGAGATATACAGCTTAATGGATGAGATCAATTCGACTAATGACTTGGGCGAAGGAAGTGTGGCTAAATTAGATTATCTATGGGGTAGTGCTCTGCTGAAAGtcagaaaagaaaatgaactgGAGCAGACTATCTCTAGTAATTTGAGTGAAGCTGAAGCAATTGATGATTACCGCAGGATCCGCTTCAGAGAAAACATTCCCATAGACCCCAAAGTTTGTGCAACTACTGTGCTTTATTTCCCATATGATAGAACAGTTGGTCCAGGGATTCTCAAAGAACCTAAAAAAGATTATCCTGACTTTGGATATGAG GTACATTATGCAGATGCCGAGAAACTCCGTGTGTATGATCCCATTTTTATTTTGCACTTCTCAGTTCACTGTCTTTCTATGGGGTTTATTGAGCCCTTGGAGTTTGCAAGCTTAGGCTTGCTTGCGATTGCTGTTGTCAGTATATCTTCACCTGATGATGACATGAGGAAACTAGGTTACGAGGTTCTTGGAAGATTCAAGAGTGTACTGGAG AGATGTCAGAAGAGGAAGGATGTGATGCGACTTCGTCTCCTAATGTCGTACTTGCAAAATGGTATTGAAGAGCCTTGGCAGAAGATTTCATCCGTAACTGCCATATTTGTTGCAGAGGCTTCTTATGTACTTTTGGATCCTTCACATGACCATTATTCAGCAATAAGTAAATATCTGATCCGCTCTCCAAATGCAAATATGAAG GGTATTCCATTGTTCCAGACTTTTTTCTGGAGTATCTCAACTAATTTCATAACAGAGAGGTTGTGGATGCTACGTCTATTATGCTCAGGATTGAATGTGGATGACGATGCTCAAATATACATCAGAAATGCCATTTTTGAGACCCTTTTCAGtttttatgtttctcccattTCTGATCATGAATCGAAGGAGTTGATTGTTCAG ATAGTGAGGAAGTCTGTCAGAATACCTAAAATGGGCAGGTACTTGGTTGAACAGTGTGGCTTGATCTCATGGTCATCCTGTGTTGTTTCATCTCTTTCTTGGAGTCAATGCAGAAGAAATTCATTGGTTGAGTTGACTGTTATACTGGAG GCCCTAAATGAAGTTGTTTTGTCGAGACACACTGTTGAGTGGATGCAGAAATATGCCTTGGAGCAGCTTGTGGAACTCTCTTGCAATCTATACAAGATGCTAATTGAAGGTGTTGAAAGGCTTAAAGTAAATACTCAACTTGTTAAACTGATTCTACAAATATTGAGATCAGCATTGAGGATATCCCAAAAGAGGAAAGTTTATCAACCACATTTCACACTCTCCGTTGAGAGTTTACTTCAGTTATGTGAAGTTGTTGATGAATGCTGTGATGGATGGCAAAGTCTTGTTGCACAGATTGGACTTGAAGCTGTACTAATGAGCACTCCTCCAGTAACTATTTTGCAAATG GACAAGGAAAAAGTTTCCAAATTTGTTCGGTGGGCAACTTTAACTGCTTTGCAGTCAAATATTGAAGAAGTCCATGGGCTGGAAAATTTTGATTGCATTATGAGACTGCAATCCGATGAAGAATCAGACGATTCTCTGATATCAAAGCTTGTTCGCTGGCTGGCTGCATCAGTGATTGTAGGAAAGCATTCCCTCAAATTCAGTAATTTGGACCTCTGTCATTCTTTTGACAGATCTAAGCTCAATAACCTGCTCTCTCTAATGGAATGGGACGATCAAAGATGTAGCAGTACCAGCAGGACATTTACATGTGAAGAAACATTAGCCTCATCAGTCTTTTTTCTGCAACAGCTACAACGCACAAACTACACAGTGCTTCCATCTGTCGTTTCTGcactttgtcttcttctttcttctagTCTTTCGTGCACAG AAACAGACATCTTAGGCGATGATGCAATTCAGTTGGCAACCCTCTTCTCCAAGATTAATTGCCCTGCTGAAGCTTATCCTACCTGGAGATG GTCATTTTACCAGCCATGGAAAGATCAGTCTTCTGAGCTAAGTGATGCAGCAAAATTGGAAACAAATCAGGCTTGTGAAATGCTTCTTGTTGTAATCTCAAAGTTGTTAGGAAGAAATTCATTATACTCCAACTTCCTTTCCTTTCAGGATGTAGACAAGTTGGGTGTCTTTGATTGGGAAAGACACATCCTTAAACCTCAgtaa